TCAAACAAGAGAGATCACAAACCTGGAAGGAAATGTCAGTTATTCATTCCAGGTATGGTGCCAAGTAAACCACAGGCAATGCTGCATCAGAGAAAGAATACAAAAAATGCTCCCAAAAGGGTGTTCAAACTGCTATGGTTAATAAACAGTCAATGTCATCAGCAGACTGACCTTCAAACGAGAGAGATAACTTGGTGCCAAGTTAACCAAAGGCATTGTTTTACAATACTTTTGAAATGTCAATGTTTACTGAACTGTTAATGGTTTTGTCTTTTTTAGATACGTGCTGAAACACATTTTGGACTTGGAGGATGGAGCAACGTCTCATTATCTGTAACATTGCCACACAGTAAGTTTATATACTTTTCCTGTGGATACTTAATATGTAATATCTACATCAAGGCAACAAGGTCATTATTTGATACCGTTTacccaaaagtataccctgatCAGGGTATACGTTTGGGTCATGAAGATGCATGTACTCATGTCATCGCAAAAGAACACTCACAAACGACCATTAAATAACTGCATCTTCTTTCTCTTCTGTAGTGAACGCATTAACTCAGACGCCTATCACTAGACTGAGCAGTCTTCTGATTATCGTTATCTGTGTCGTTATTGCTGCTGTTGTGATTGTAGTTGGTGTAATCGGTTACACCCGAAGACGTCGTAAACGAAGAATACTAAATCCTTTGCAGCTTCAGGGGTTAAATGCTGAACAGGAACTCGTGAGTAAAAAGTTGCATTTTGAGGTACGATTCAAAAGACACAACTAAATAGAGAAAACATCACTCTAGGCTACTACACGCTTGCCGAAACGTTTCACAAACCAACCTCTTCCAACACATAATCAccagacattttgttttctggctcaaaatataatttaaatacATTAAATATTATACAGTAACCAGtttctatatatttttaatttgctaTACTGCTTCACAACAGGTTTCTTATGAGAATGCCGAACCACGAGAGGAGAAACCCAGCAGTGCACTAATCCTAAAAGAAGTTTCACTGGTACAAGAGTGGGTTTATGAACCTGTGGGCCCCGGTCCATCTGCACGAAGAGATGCACTCCCAgcaccaccaccatcaccagAACCATCACCAgaaccatcaccatcaccagcACCAGCACCAGAATCACAACCTACATACGAAGATGTTGGTTTGCCAACATGGGCTAATCCATGGAGTTTCTTGTGGGATGATTTGATGGTAGGAAATAAAGTACTTGGGAAGGGACACTTTGGTGAAGTCCATTATGGCGGTGTGACGGTTAACGGAGATCTGTCCAAGGCTGCTATCAAAAAGCTCAAAGGTATTACCTTAGTTCAATTCCCATGGTGACTCTCGAGCTAAAACAAAGATTAGCAGGTTGTACATGATTTTTAAAGCAGCTTAACatgaaatgcaaaacaaaatatgtatctGCAAGTACTCCCTTTCCTAGTGGCAATGTTATAGCATTTATACACTTAAATCTCGTTAGTGAATAGTTTTTTTGTTCTCCTATTGTTTGTGTGGGCTTGCGTACACAATGGTTTTCAAGCTGGTGAGTGTTTGAAGtaacacaaccaaaacaaatttattggCGAGATATCATCACGAATGCTTCTTTCTTTGACATGGATTTGAAATTGTTTCAGAAAATGCACCTTCAGCTGACAGAGAAAATTTCTTAGAAGAACTGAAAACCATGACTCTTCACGGCAGTCATCCAAATCTCGTCAAGATTCTAGGAGCTTGTCAACATGAAGGTAAGTGGTTCATCTTCAATTTTTGTTAtgataaacaaacaagaaacgttcttaataataataataataatagtggcaatttataatgcgccatgtctgtctaaaagacactcctggcgcaggagagatgcCGAAGCCAGATAGCGAAGAATATAGTCAAGCACAcaaataagttttcaaatggGTTTTGAAGCTGGAATATGTAGTGAGTTGTCGGAGTTTAGGGGGGAGTTCGTTCCATAGTGATGGGCCAGAGTGTGAGAAAGAGCGGGCTCCCCATGAATGGCGTGTTCGTGGAATGTTTAGAAGTTTGGTGGACGATGATCTGAGGTGCCTGGGTGGAGCATGAAGATGTAGCAGGTTCTGGATGTATGTTGGTGCTGTGCCCTGGAGAGACTGATACACAAGAAGGAGAATTTTGAAGTGGATGCGCTTTTGAACCGGGAGCCAGTGCAGGGCTTTGAGGATTGGAGTGATGTGTGTTGATCTTTTAGTAAGGGTGACAAGTCGAGCGGCCGAATTTTGGAGTCGTTGGAGACGCTTGATCTGATGCTCTGGCATATTGCTGAGAATGGCATTGCAGAAGTCAAGTCGTGATGTTATGAGAGAATGCACAACCTGCTCTGTAGCTTTGCGGGAGAGGAACTTTCGAATGTGGGAGAGGTTGCGAAGCTGGTACCTGACAGATTTAGCGATATGTGATatgttgttgttgaacgtcaTAGTAGAGTCGAAGACTACTCCAAGATTCCTGCATTTGTGTTTCGGACTGTGGTTTGCTTCGTCAGTTGTGAAGACTGGCTCAGTGACCTTGTTGAGCATCCCCTTCGAGCCTAACAACATGAACTCCGTCTTGAGCCCATTGAGTTTAAGATTGTTGCGTGACATCCAAACTTTAATTTCAGCTAGGCATTCCTCTAAACGTCTGAGAACAGAAAGAAGATTCACATCTGACGGAGGAAAGGAAATAAAAAGCTGGATGTCATCAGCGTAAAAGTGGTACTGAACGTTGTGCTTGCAGATGAGCTCTCCAAGGGGTTGTGTATATACAGAAAACAGCAACGGTCCACACACAGAGCCTTGAGGGACTCCATGTGTCAGATGTGTTGGCTCTGATTTGACTCCATCAATGGACACAGACTGAGAGCGATTACTAAGGTAAGACGCGAACCACCGAATGgcattagtaataataattcaCATTAATAAAAagacattaataataataattcttcAGAAATTTCATTGCAAAAAGCGTTTGACCAAATACAAATTGTGGAATTGCTTGGAATTTGAATGTTATtctcaatatttgtttcaagGTATATTGTACGTAGCTATGGAGTACTTGTCCAACGGTGACCTCCGTTGCTACCTGAGGAAGGCTCGATCCATGGAGGATGATGGTCAAGCATCGCTGTCTCCTCAGAAGCTGCTCCAGTTTGCTCTGGATGTGGCTAAAGGAATGCAACACCTGGCTGCATCAGGGGCAAGTATACCATTATTTGTCTAGCTTCTTAAAAAGAGTATTCAGATAACTATTGTTAACAAACGGGCAATCTAATGTCATCAGAGTAAAACCTAAGCACATTAATAAAGACTGTAAGGCCACACAAAACAAGTTTTGACATTACTCTCcacaataattatattaaagTCATCATTTATTGAGACAAATTGTACTGCTGCAATAATCTTACTGTAGCATTTGGTTAAATTGTGACCATAATGTATGGCACATATTCTTTAGCTGCCCAGTACGCAGCCCAACAACTTATAGACTACTCCTTTACAAAAGCTTTCAACAGTAATAACACTTGTATTCCGGTTTTAAAATACAGAACTCTTTGAACTTTGATAAACCTTATACTCGCTAAGATCATTACTTTCTTTGATTGACTGTAAGGACACATTTATCACCTGTATGAGtctagattttgttttattgctcGTTTTATGTCAATAATAGTTGGTGTTGCGGAAGGCTCTTAAAGTATGCACTTTGTAAATGCTTGTGTGATTGGTTTACTCATAACGGTCGGGAGTGAGACTAGCGAGTTGATGTTCTCATCTGGAactaattttaaatttcatactttttgttttacaggTGATACATCGTGATTTGGCCGCAAGGAACATTCTCCTTAATGATAATCTGGTTGCCAAGGTTTCTGACTTCGGTTTGTCACGTGGAGAAGACGTCTACGTTCAGTCATCAAAGGTATCGTATGCTTTAAAAGCTACACTTAGGGACGCATACAACGGATGTAGCGTACGATCAATCTAAAGTGTTACCATtgtcttttcaaaacaaacttcCATTCAGACGTGCCCTTGAAAACTGTTTGGCCATGTCTTAACACACTGGCTGTAAATGAATCTTATCATGTTCAATTAGACAAATGTTTCAACAAGTCATTTCACAACATAAACGATTTACATTTTTGTGAGAGGTTTTTCTCATCCCGGTGTAAACTTTAATTACTTTCTTTGTAGACTCGTGTCCCAACTCGCTGGCTCTCTCTGGAATCACTGACTCACCAGACGTACACCTCGAAGAGTGATgtgtaagcaaattttgtgaaaacaacaggggccaatttcatagagctgcttaagcaaaaaatctggttaagcacgaaaatagctcgcttattttacacatgttactggccaaaatttcatgccatatacattgcttgtgactggtatttagctgttgtttactgagcataacaattgagtggagtcttggccgttaatctgattttactaagcaaggatctttttgcttaagcaacattttgtgcttaagcagctctgtgaaattgagcccagtaTTTGAACATAAAAgtgttttcatgcaaaattatcGACTGCAGTAAAATATCAATGTGAATGTTttagtaattaatttttttactgaaaatatTGTTCCTGAACCAAGTGACTAATTTGATTTAACGTTTGTTTCACACACTAGGTGGTCCTTCGGAATCCTGCTATGGGAAATTGCCACCCTCGGTAAGATAATTGTTCCAAAATAGTTTTAGTATTGTCCAACTTAATGTCTAAATAACAGAATGCACTTTTACATCATTGTGATTGGgtaatcggtgtatgggtaaaaaaacaaaaattaatattcttcatccccgttgcaaatttaacatctaaactggtcacaaaaagtaaggaaacttttttcaatccagtatatttgttattatttaatactcttttTGTATATAGTatatcattgcaaagctgaactgtttctcttcaaaatgataccacaattgcaatgattacatgttgctggacttgaccacgttaatgagaatgagacaaagtcacaaatcaaatgtgccaaaattagcattTTTGTGTTACCGTGTTTACAATCAAATTGtcactgtaattcaaacaagcaagacaacttactgatcttaatccactttattgagacaagaagtttggtatagagcaagacaacttactgatcttaatacactttgttgatacaagaagttcagtaacgatgatccgaaggcgttgatgacagcctggcatcttcttctcatgctgcacaaaagtcttgtgatgcgctgatgatgagggatggcgtaccattcttcattaaggaacctggttaggtcagccacagttgatgtgttggtggttctggcgcggacagcgaggccaagctagtcccacagatgttccatgggattcaggtctggactgttagcgggccaatccatccggtgcactCCAACATTGTTCAGGTAGTCAGCcaccagtcgggctcgatgggggcgagcgttgtcatctcGACAGATGGTATTTTGGTCTaagagtctgcaagtatgggactgtaatcggctgtagaatatcgtcttgcaaatacccatcaaacaaggtgtttttcaagaGATGAGGGTTGATTGTGTCTGATGAGCTCACTGGTTCAAatctttgtgtaaaccatttatggttctgaaaagcttgatcggtttgATTGTTGAacattacctattgaccatttagcacagacaacggtaattttggcacatttgatttgtgactttgcctcattgttattcgtgtagccaagttcagcgacatgtaatcattgcaaatgtggtatcattttaaagaagaacagttcagctttgcattgatatataccatatacaaagagagtcttaaataataacaaatatactggattgaaaaaggtttccttactttttgtgagcagtttattatAATTGTGATTGATGTTTGTATACAGGCGGGACACCGTACCCTGGTATCAAGACTCCATTCCTGACATCAAGGCTGGAGAATGGATACCGTATGCCCAAACCAGACAACTCCGATGACAAAATGTAAGATAATGttgttataaaatatatatgATAGAGGGCAGAGTTAAATCATATTCATACAAAATTTATGCAAATCATAAGATGAGACCAATTGTAACAACAACAAGTGCATTTGATATGCACCATGAAAGCTTGTTGTATGACATGGATACAAAATTATGCCATGCTTACTATTATGGAAAATCTTAATGTTTAGAGCAAGAACGTGTAGCAATACAATGCGCACTGAATGTTGtcatatttttgttgaaatatcATTGCTCTAGTCTGTCACATTACTCCCGAAACGGCCCAAAGAAAGTCATCCTTACAATGATCGGAAAAAAGATGTTCTTGTAAGACAATAATTTGATACCATCGGTCTTGTAGGAGTGGTTCAGCTTGTGTTTAACATAAATAAGCATTCAAATGATGGCCAGGGATTTTAAATTATGATTGTCGGTTGATCTGCTTTACTAAAACAGTTACGATGTGATGGTGAAGTGCTGGCAGGAAGATCCGGATGATCGACCATCCTTCAAAAAACTTGTCTCTATCCTGGAAACAATGGCCGACAGCAAGGAGGATCAGGTGAGACTAAAATTAGATGTAGAACTTATTGTGTTGTTAAATTCAAATTATTGATGCTTAGACTTAAACACGTCTCTGAAGAAAGCTTGCCCTTTTATGATTAACTTAATGGCCTAAATGAGTGACGAAAATGGAaattacataaacaaaattataagcCCTCATCACAATTTTTGACACTTAACTAGATGTTTAGTAGGCCTAAGTGTTCTGTAAGCTGTTTTGACAAGTAAACTGTAAACTGAACATGTTTCATCTAGAACCAACCCTATTAGACATTTTAGCTGATCaaggtttgtgtttttattgtgcCATTTTAAGATCGAAAACAGGTCTTGATTAGTTTCTTTATAGACATTCCGAAGAAgcacttttttttacagcaaatttaatgtttgaaataaaCTCTTGCCACAACTAATAATAAatgcagaataaaaaaaaatggaatactCGGTTCTGGCTTTAAGCAACGACCCCAACTTAGAGAAGATAACTTAACAAATAGACGCACTATCATGCCTGATGACGAGGTCTAAGCATTTCGAGAATAATGTTTAATGCTGCGTCCAAGCTTGTCCCCAGACACCTGTTAGCGACGGCTTAGTTTCGTATATCCTTACTCATTCCTAAAGAGTattgaagttttgtttatttcttaacAGATCTACATGCGTCTGTTACCGAGTTCGAAACAGTATTTGTATGAGAACATACACCCGGAGTTTGACGACAACTAACTTGGTGTTTTCAAATCGTATGGGAACCCATCTTGGTACAAGTCGAAccgatatttttgttttaacgctGGCGTATAACACTCGCATTTGTGGAGGTACTGATGTGTCGTAACATACTTTTGCTCATACTATTCAATGTAACTTGTTAACCTtgtgtacttaaaaaaatacGTAGTTGTATAGGTAAAAGGAAAGGGATCAGATAATGTTTTGGCCATGTTATCCAAACGCCAATGTAATTTAGACAAAAGCACATGGATAATCCTTTTATTGTATCATTGTTATAGAAATAATAACCGTTTCATGGTTATCCGCTTGAATCCACTAGAAGCTTTTTATACAGAAAAATTTAACTGCttataaatcaacaaaaaatataaactgTGAACTTAAAAGTGATTTTAAATGGACACATGTTAGGCCTTATGTATGTATGTTATAGCTGGTAGTTTCTTGATCGTTTTTCAGGTGGTAGTTTATCTCGGTAGTTTGATTGTCAGTTCGTGATTTCGCTATACTGTTTTAAATTGGTTTGTGGGTCTTCTTTGCTTTCATCGAATTATAAAATGCTGTTAAGGACACAAGCGAGTGAGACGTGGACATGAACGCTCGATTTAAAAACACGTGGTCGTGGTCGGGCGGAAAAAGACCGAGTCACTACTATTTATTTCCATTAATGAGTGCCCCCTCGTAGTAATGAGTGTTAGAATTCTAGCGAAAAAtttgccttgctcaaggcagtcgaattattcactccgaaaaaagaccgccgcgtaacatcgcacgacacgatgccctcgtacactatccgcatgcgtcgcctccgcatgcggttagtggtacgagttcggatgacttgtgtgcacagtagtagTACAATGTGACagagtgtatacgggtgggtcatgcggtgtggtcgcacgcaccacgcacagggtatacgggtgggtttacaccggcgtcttttcggagcgaataatgcgactgccttgagcaaggctagcgaAAAATGCATAACCTTTGTCTTGACTTCCCATTCGTGTCAAGTCCGGTTCGCGAAGATAAAAGCACGCGACGCTCAATGGATTTGTAGACGTACGCGTACTGATGTGTTTACATTGCGTTACGTCTAtaccaaatatatataattaaattattttattccatatCTATGGTCTAAACAAGTGCCAAGCGTAATCAATGTGCCACCTGGATGTGTAATATACCTAACCTCAACATATCGATATCGCAGTTTCAAGCATGGCCTCGTGAACTCCTCTTTACCAATCAAAATGGTTAAACTGTCCTGCTAGGTCTTTTTGAATGTAGTGTGACGCAcagttaataaaacaaaaacaaaaaacattattttaataatacgATTGGAAGTTTAAACATCTAAACTCGAAAGTACTTACTAGATCCATTGTTTGTCGTACTTAATCTACTTTTAATTGGGAAACCCCACCAGATCGTTAGAGGCCCACACATCAACATGTACTATAACTTTAACTTGAACATCGGTATGTTTCAATCATTTATCACCAAGAAACCTAATATTAAAGTTATGGTAAACAATTTGTGTTGTCATGTATTCAATCAAGATTACATCGAATCCTGTATATTTATGTTGAAGTTCGGGATCAAGTAATATCCTATAGGGAGAAACTTAATGTGGGTAAATTTATATTACTGAGCTATATAATGATTCCATATCGTTCATTTTCTTATCATATGTAGTTTGTCATCCTTCTTGTTAATGGTCAATCCTTTCATTGGTATGTTTGGTATGTTCCTCATGTTATTATTCTACATGGACATGTAATTAACTAGTTTTTTTGTTGTGCATCGCTCGGAGTATTCTCTTATATAATATACTGAACTAGGATTGAAATATTGTGTAAATAATTCAACATTCAAGTATTGCTATTTTTGTCATAGTGACTTTATACATAGACATGAGAACAACCATTGCTGATACTATTGGTTGGTTTCATGTATTTAATTTATGGCTTTTATCAATACGCACACTTAATTGAGTCGGTTTGGTGAATACGATGAAGTTCAAACTATGTCCTTGTCAATATTGTTGCATTCAAAAGTTAGTTAATAATAAGAACACTTAtaatgcgccggtatccaccactggtgatgctcatggcgcaaggaataaaaacaaaattaatgaaaagcagctgtggAAAAGTGGGTTTTTAGGGCCTgtttgaacttatgaatagaagacatgttacggatattaagaggcagattattccaaagtagAGGACCAGCATGGTATTTGAACAAGTCGTTCCTTTGCTACGGAACCCATAACGGGACATGTAGCTCAAACGTTGGCAACAaatactgaaataaaaaaataatgagaaaacgaAACTATAATCAAAGTATCATGATTTCATAAAGACGAAACAGTATTTCGAGATAACGCTTCGTGGTAAAAACATGCAAGGGAATAATGTTTACACCTTGTTTACCATTCCAATTTTATCTGATTACTTTACCCCTTAGGGGGGATACGTACCTGGTGGCTTGTTGCTACaagaaaagtaaaatatttaagACCAAAGCATGAGTCAGTGTAGACAATTCATTGGCATTGTAATAGTTTAACATCATTCATTCAAAACAAGTGTACTTTTGAGAAACTACAGCATCATAAGCCAACGTGTATAATATAAAGTGCTTTAGGCCTGCTTAAACTGTTTGAAGCAAAATAagcaacaaacaaaaccaaaaaaagaaaacaactttgggTATTTTCAATTGTATTACTTCGGGTAAGTATTACATTCCTGTTGCTTGGTAGCTGTCCAAGCAATGtatgccttgacaaaaggctacctTTTAGGCAGAAAATGTTAATGTCCATATGAATATTGGTCCAATAATAATTTAAGCGATCCCATGACAAACATATTGCAGTATGATTATGTTTACTTACGAATACACATAAGTTCCCGATGTTAAATACAAATGAGAAAAACAGAGGACCTGAGTATTAGTTCGAGGTTCAATTTGGATGATTTTGAATGTTCTGGCAATAAAGAAACATATGCTTGTTAATTTAAGCTGTGTTTATTTTGGAAAGCAGATCGAGTCCCCTATGAATACTTTGATATTGAAAATGTTGACCGAAGTTTTCTGTTGGGACACAAAGTCCCAATGGGGTGACCAGAAAACCGTTGACACTGGTGTGACAGGAAAATCTGTCATCCCGGGAATTCTGTCCCCGAAAAATGCGCATAAACGTCttccgatagcgccctctgttgaaccaTATTTAATCAATGCTAAATAAGTTTATATGGGGGACAACATTATAGAGGgaaatgcaattgtgtccgccacgCAATACTGTCCGATcaggacacttttgcatatgcaattgtgtccggggctatgcaaaaaccgtccggcggcatgtacatgactgtacatgtatgtgcgcgcgtaagcgagtgTGCATGCACTGGACCTACGTAATGAAGCATGAATATGCacttattttatgattgcagcgaatacccaacagccgaacatttcccatgtcgttcatgacatgcacttagcatgtaaaacaaaCGGCGAACAcggttccgtcgaccaaggacGTTTAAATGAATGTCAGACAACACCGTCGAGTTGTccacggacgagttgtccgaacggacgagttgtccgacggacgagttgtccgacggacgagttgtccgacggacgagttgtccgacggacgagttgacTGGTCTCCGTTTAATTTCTTACAAGGACAgctttgcacggggcggacacaactgcatatgcaaatgtgtccgggcggacacaattgcattatgcagcagcgtccgggcggacacgattgcatatgcaaaaccgtccggcggacattattgcttATGCAATAATgcatccggatagtattgcatataataggacataattgcatgcccTTTTCGCTTTTAATGGAGAGCGAACAAACTGTGTTAATACCCACAATCACACACAATCCAAAGAATTTGATAACCGTTTATACTGAAACGCCCAAtttcaatgtcatttttttttttttttttgccaagtaTCACCATAAAAAAATCAGTGggcatttgtgtgtgttttttgcaaaatggctttaagtgaCTGGTAACTTTCCCTTAAGTTCTCATGACCGTAGTTCCTATCGTTGTGCGTGAGGGTGTAGGGTCTCTTCAACTCGTTTTTGTTTCAAGACAATAGTTGACAAAAATGGTTGTGCATTCTGAATATTGTCCGTGTGTACTTTGAATGTGTTCGCAGCACCAATAAATTATAAAGTCATATGGGTatcatttgatatgaaacaCTGTCTTGATCGGACAACAATTAGCTTGAGAATTTCATGATCACTTTGATTATTCGACCTTGGTTGTTCGTTGTGATTTTTGAGTGGTCTAGATGAACATTTGGCATGAATTAAACTGGATAGTTCCTCCTATTAGCTAAACAGGAAATACAGATGTTTATCGCAAACTGATTTGGGGGAAAACTGTTTTACAACGGTTCTCAAAAGTTATTATTGAATGCAATCATTTTGTGTGTTGTGTTCTTACGTTTCCTTGTACAGTATTGGTAAGAGTTTTTAAAGTAAGGATCATTTATCTGCAACCATAATCGGGTTGGATTCGatataaaataaatcatttacaaattacaTCACCTaatcctttaaacaaataattatttttttttttttttaaatataaaaaaaaaaacagtctagTAAAAAACGACAAGCACCAAACATCGTTATTGAAAAGGATAAAACATGGTTAATATGAAAGCGTACTCATTATGAAGACTATACAGAACAACTTCTTTCTTTGCAATGTTTGTATAAAGTTGTATTGCCCTCTGACAGCTCTACATATTGCCTAACCATCCACGAAGACAATGGGAAAACTGAAACCTTTGCATAGTCTTGTTAtatcttcatttttttattttttttttgcctcctGGCCCACACAATGGATTTAATACACAGTTGTACTGTTTCCTTCTTGAAGTATAGATTTGATCAAACTAAACATGAGCTTCTGTCTTCAATTATAAAGATAAAACGTCAGCAATGTTGAAACAGTGTTAGTGTTAACTCGTAAATACACAACGAGTTGAAATTTCACTAATTTTGTCCTCTTCTTTCCCTTTGGATTCGTAagattttatgattattttaaaggcacctggaaataggatttttttcttttaaacataagagtatatgtttattaacaataaaacaattttttgagtaattgtttgtcacgatttatatgttaaaacaaTTAAGTAAGTGCTTGGGGgtttgactccgcctaccccttttgtgacgtaggaaaaggaagactttgcctcgatcaaacatagacccccctcgatgcgtagacaaacacacgtgcaaaagtgcatgtaattctaagacgtgagtttgtacgctgcgaaaaagttttttttctggcaatgccgaccaggtgaattgctgctggatgcagcaaaacaactaaagatggggtcagtcttcatctgtttcctgcagatcccaagtgtaggcggttgtgggctgcgaaagtcagattaactagagcaaagtggtccggt
The sequence above is drawn from the Asterias amurensis chromosome 13, ASM3211899v1 genome and encodes:
- the LOC139946278 gene encoding tyrosine-protein kinase receptor Tie-1-like — translated: MDHCQKVPTPPSNVTFPVIRSDRITVSWLRPSQGDSINYEIRYWRTGSGNSSSAEIVRVKDNQQTDLQTREITNLEGNVSYSFQIRAETHFGLGGWSNVSLSVTLPHMNALTQTPITRLSSLLIIVICVVIAAVVIVVGVIGYTRRRRKRRILNPLQLQGLNAEQELVSYENAEPREEKPSSALILKEVSLVQEWVYEPVGPGPSARRDALPAPPPSPEPSPEPSPSPAPAPESQPTYEDVGLPTWANPWSFLWDDLMVGNKVLGKGHFGEVHYGGVTVNGDLSKAAIKKLKAENAPSADRENFLEELKTMTLHGSHPNLVKILGACQHEGILYVAMEYLSNGDLRCYLRKARSMEDDGQASLSPQKLLQFALDVAKGMQHLAASGVIHRDLAARNILLNDNLVAKVSDFGLSRGEDVYVQSSKTRVPTRWLSLESLTHQTYTSKSDVWSFGILLWEIATLGGTPYPGIKTPFLTSRLENGYRMPKPDNSDDKIYDVMVKCWQEDPDDRPSFKKLVSILETMADSKEDQIYMRLLPSSKQYLYENIHPEFDDN